Within Anopheles nili chromosome 3, idAnoNiliSN_F5_01, whole genome shotgun sequence, the genomic segment CGTGGATGTATTTCGATGGTGTAGCCCACTTTACTGCATCCTCGTGGCTATTCTGCTCACACCGGAGGTTCctccatttgtttttgttttacttgttTCGTGTATTCTATTAGTGACCCAAAACGCACAAGAATGGACTCACTACGTTTTGTAAAGTGATTTAAGACCGCAGTCAAACACCCGTTAAACAAAGTTCACTAGGGGCAACGAAACAATTCTAATCGAACCATCTTGTCAGTGGGGAGCTTACCGCTGGCTAGAAGCATGTACTGATAGCGTGAATATAATTCAATGAGAGTGCCattactgaaaaaaaaaacatttgaatgCAGCACGTAGCATTTTGGAACCAGTTAATCGGTTATTCCGGGATTGAACATTGACTGCCCGTTGCACACTGTAGTAACGAGTGCTATTTGTTTTACTACTAAACCCTAAACTAAATATTGATTGTTCGCTGCAGCACGTGGGTGCGGTGGCAAAACATGATACATCgtaacaaaaatcaaaaccttCAACTCACACCGCTGGGAGCAGTTTCGATTCCGAAAAAATTGATCGATTATAGACACTGAAGAGCTTCACGCAACCCGATGTTGAGTATAGCTCCAATCAGCTAACATAACAGAACGGGAAGTATCGTCTTCTGTAGTTTGTGACAAACTTCGTAAAGGTACGCACGTGGTCAATTAAGCATGATGTGTttgtaacagaaaaaaagtattttaaaaatttaacatAGGAACATATAGACGACCGGCTACTGTAAAATATCAGGATACTATTGTGTCGTTCCACATCACAGTTTCTACGAAAACAATGGCTCGGGTAATTaaaatctattttattttttatcatattttcaGCGATTTTTGGGaaccatttttaattttagtaAAAATAGCTAATCTTTGGCATCATTTTCGTCGTAGCAGTTATTAATGAAAGTAGTCGTGGAAACCTATTGTAGAGGGTTATGTAAACGACAGCTTTTGCATCCCGTGTATGGTTTACGACGAGTTTCGCACATACGTTGCTCTGCAGGTCTGCTTACTCTATGCGCTTCGGATCATGACCCGCAACGCAAGTAGACGCACCTAATAACAGTGCCAATTCGTTCGATGGGAGACGTAAGCGGGACACCGGGTCGATACAACCGAAGGGTGCACATGGGGCAGAAATTTCGTGAACGGTGAATGGAACCGGTTTGTTTGGACTATATCCGACCATTGAGGTACCGATTGTTGCAAAAAGGAGAGAGTACCATCTACTTTTGAATGTGTGATTGTTGCGACATATGTTGTACACTACTCTTGCATTGCACAGTTGCTGTCTTGACAAACCGTGAAAAAAGTTCGTTGACCTGGTTCAGTAATGATCCAAAGGTAATTGTGATGCCGTAAAGGTAATTGTGGTTGTATGACAAGACTATTTTGTAATTTATCCTAATTCAAAGTCGATTCATTTTAGACACTGGATAATGTTATGGATTATTTTGGAGTTTGAAATTCACTTTAAACGAACACCAACACTGCACTGAAATTTTAAATACTACACTACTTTAAATATTGTATCTTTTTTGTAATTGTGAGCTCAGTGTTTGATAATGAGCCCATTGATTAATTTGCAGAAGACTTAAACTGCTTTTCTGATGATTTAAACTGATTGATGTTCAAAGTTCTGATTGTACttgcgaaaaatgaaacattatcTTAATTCCATAATACATAATTCGGATCGATATTAGAATTCAGAAAGCGCTAAGCTCATATAGAAATAGATTGAAATTCTTTTCCTTTACGGATTACATCAGCCTTTTAATTTGATACACTTTGGTGTAGATACTGATGTTCATTTTGTATCGACAATTATACTGATGGTATACCTATGGCTTTAGAATTAACCGTTTTAAATATCAAGTCATCATAAAGCgagcaattttgtttgtttcttacGGTCGATTCTTTAACTCGCATCTTAGAAACACTGGTTTTTAGAAGTCGCCTGAATATGCGAGATTCATTCGAGCAGATCAGACATAATTATAAACAAACAGCTAAGCTAAATGTCAAAACAATTGCATAGTGGCCGAACCTGACACCTGTTACAATACAAGATTGCAAGGGCTTCCATGACGCGAGTGAgttggaagaaaaacgttGCAGCAGAACGAGAGACAAACTCGGTTCACACGCCAAAGCCGTGTTCAGAAACTGTCTAAGGTCgcagggaaaagcaaaaaagaagtcCCGACATTGGATAGCGTGAACAAATCAATTATACATCAACAGCACACCTTTTCCGACCCCGAAAAACCACGGGCGGTGTGTCAAACCAATCGATAAATTCGTATAGATACGGTTTACTTTTCAATGGCCCACGAACGATCACGGTAAACCGGGTGAAAATTCACTGCTACTTCAATTGTTAAAGTGTTTTTTCTCAAATTTTTAAGGAACATTACAGTATTGCAACAAGTGCTTGTGTCGctcaattaaatttttctgttttacttCACTTGATCCTTCGGTTCAATGTTGTTCTCAAACCTACCGAATCTAGTTTAAGTGCATGTCAACAATTCCCGCAGAACATGATTATTGGTTAAATTAGCTGTATGTAGCCACCCTTTCAGTATTATTGCGCACACCCCATCATAAGCTAGGTGGCGTTAGTCTCAACGGTAGCAGCTGCAGGTTCGGAGCTATTTTTAAAGTTTATAGTGAGTTTTGCTCCCTAACCTAGGTCATTAAATATATCGTACACCCCCGGGGAAGCCAGCTAGCTCGGTATATACTGCTACCGGCGAGTGTAGAATCTGCGGTTCTGCATATTAAGGGCATTAAGTATGCAACGCTAGAGGAATTTATCAAAGCTTTCCAAACATTATCAAGCTTATCATGGATCAAAATTAAACAGTTTAATCTGTAATAGTGACTTACTGTGTTCGTTTCTCCCCTTTGCTGTAGGTTCACTTTGCCAATCTAAGCCCACCGGATTCCCCAATGCTCGATGATAAGATGAGTACCAGTTTCCCCGAACATAGCGACGGTAAGTGCGATACGCTACAGTTGTATTCGATTATTAATGTTGTTCGCCATCAGTCCAGTCCGTAATGTATATGACTgaaaagcaaatgaagcaacGCCTCACTGGCAGAAAATCgatttcattaattttaaatgcacCGGCATATGTTAATCCCGCTGGATATGTTTCGTCGCTTGAACTATCCTGGTCGCATTCTGTAAGatgtgatttaaaaatatgaACCCGTACATTATGTAATGTAGTTTTTGTAGTATGAGCATACATCGGTCGCTTAATTTTGAACATTGCATATTATAAAGGAgtattaatatttttcctaTGAAGAATGATGGCTACTATTTTTAATTCAtagatttcataaaaaaaactcacattATCTCGGCTCAGACGAATGTGCTCATTTCTAGGACAGTCAGTGCTTTCTTTGCGTCACCATCGAGTACTATCTTGAAAATGTGCTTCCATCGTTATGCTTTATCTGCGTTCAGCTGATATTACCAACAACTGTTATTATTGTGTTTCGATTGCAGGCGAAATGTTGCGGATAAACCCGCAAAACATCATAACATTCTCCAAAGCCGGCAATGACTTCGTCGGATCGGTAGAAATTACAAACGTCGACAGCAAGGATGTATCGTACAAGGTAATGCCAATCAAGACTCGGAGATTTGAAACGTGTTttgatgatttcttttttttatctcttagGTGAAAACTACTGCACCTGATAAGTTTCGTGTGCGGCCCAGCACTGGTGTTTTGCAGCCTTCGGCAAGCGTCACGATAAATGTAATACTGCAGCATGGAAACACAATACAGACGCTTAACCGGGAAAAATTTCTGGTGATGTGTATTGGACTGACACACGAAATTTCCAACAATCCGCAGGAGTTAGTCGAATTGTGGAAGGTGAGAACGACGCGTAAACACCCGGCACACGGTCTCTTTGATTCATCCACTGCAAAGAAATACACATTtgataatatatatattatattgtaGACTATTTCCGCAAAAAGCGCATCGGTGGAGCAGCATCGTCTGAAGTGCGCCTTGCCGGTTATGTTTGACGAGAGTGGCCTGGAGTCGGTGTTTGGTGCAAGTTCTAATGCTGGTTCAGATCAGTACAGCGCGATGGGTGCCTCGTACATCGGCAGCGGTACGATAGGTTTAAGCGTGGATAAGCAAATGGCAATGGTTCAGCAAACCATCGCTCATCTGAACGAAACGACGCACCGGCTTGAAACGCAGACGAAACGAAATCATAGATTTCAATGGGTAACGTGCGTGCTGTTCATCTTGCTTGCAGTGGCTATCGTGTACATATTGAAAGTAGAAATTCAAAGCAACGCTTCGCAGTACTGCAGTACCAACGGAGGGCACCATTAAAATCAAGCACAGCTGTGCCGTCGTTTCTTTTCGAGAAATATAGCTGAGCTGCTGTCGGAAGGACAGCAGTTGTTCATTTTCTCGCACGCTTGCCAGCTATTTCATTCCCGAGTCTTggcttgtttcgttttgtcatGTCTTACCACATATGCATACAGGCCACTTATCCGTCAGATCTCTTATGGGTTGTTCTGAAGCACATAATTTTCGCTGTATTATTAGgtttccaattttttgttcAGGCTAGGGTAATTCTGTTGCATTAAGTTGTCTCCTATGGTAGGGTGATTTTAACATGTAAATTATTTGTTAGTTGATTATAGAATAACCAATTTTGTATCTGTCGCCGCCATTATCGCCCAATAAAAGCCAGTAGGGTACATTCGtgttggaaataaacaatttacaaGAAAACATTTGGATTTACTTTTCTTCTTGTGATATATTGAAATTTGTGAAAGAATATTCATTCTCTTCAACTGCTTATTATTCGGCGCTGCAGTCGCTTAGCGACCTTGGTCTGCAGAAGGAGAGTCTGGAAACGCGATCGATCAGAGACTGTTCTGTAAATTTCTATTATCAATTTGGCTTTCTGTAGATAGATTGTTCCCTAAGAACCTGCTGATGATTCGCCTTACGCTCAAGTCTCCACTGCTTTTTGAGGACTTTGATTATACGATCTTACACGTTACAGCTCTGCACGGCAAGGATGTGTTTTCGAAAGCAGAGACTATGTTACTTTTAAAAGGCTTCGGATCTTAACCCATTTACAGAGCAAAGGCATGTGCAAAGCAAAGGAATGCACGATGTTCGAATACAAGGTTCACTATATCACAGTCACAAACCTAGCCTCTAGTTTTATTCTTTCAACTGTAATAGTTGTTTATCTCTATTTTCTGTAAGTATCTCTATTCTCACCAATGACTTATCAAAACGGTTTTATTTAATGTCTTATTTCAAAATGATTTTGTTGAAAGCCGTTAATATAATTtctttttgaaaatgaaagcaacgGTTTTTAAAAGCCCTTCAGTAACGTCAACAGCCATACGATGACAGCAATTCTTTTCAAATTGATAAATTTATACATTATCAAAACTCTCTCTCAAAAtggtattttaaattttctttattttttgctaaGATGTTTagcacaataaataaaatcaaatgtagcattatttatttcttgGTTATATGTtcttttgttaatttttcaattacgtACACCAACTGTCAAAAATGGAATCAATATGGCGGCTACAAGATTATGAGCTAACCATGTTTGTTACTTATTTCAGTAAAATTTACAGAACCAAGCGTGCCGTGCTTTTTGTGAAGGTAAAAGAATTCAAAATTATGTTATTTATACGAaccaaatatttgaaattcaaagTGTAATATACTATACATAATCTAAATATGTACTACTTGCTCGAAATGTTGATTTAGCATATTGTGCTTTCGCATCATATCAAACGATGTTTGATCGAAGCAGCGCCGACGGTGATAGAAATTggaattttattcaataatcGCGAACCCAAGCTCCATCTAGCCGTGATATTTCCGAATGAGAgttgtaaacaaacaaactagaGTGAAGTGTTTCTGCTTAATATTATATGAATTATAGGCTCAGCAATCTTGAAAAAAAGtgtattttgaaattttttatgCTAGGAGATTTTTACGCTTTCAAAATGGCGATTTTATgcgcttgattttttttatgctcacgGGCTTATtacttgcgtgtgtgtgtggattgtTGTTCGCTGGTTTCACGTATGTGTTGGTTCAAATCAATTCTGACAGCTGGCGTAACGTTTTCGTGTTTACATGATTATTTACGTTTGCAAAACACTGCTCGTGCGTACAAACTGTGGAAAAACATCATTGTTGTTCTAAGGATTTCTTACAGAATTCGAAGAGAAGTTatctttacaaaaaaatgttttccttgAAAGGAGTGAGCTAAAATAATGCGCAAAATTTGATATCACTGTACTACATCAACGAATTGTAATACGTCGCGTAAACTATGTGTCTATAATACGGAATACAACAATCTTTTTTATGTCTTATTTCGTTGCTATAGGTAATTTTGCATTGGATTAACTTTCAAGCTTGAACAGCAGCCCCGAACATGAgtacaaaaagaaataaaacggaGCAAAGTCCCAAGCAAAAGGGCAATCAGGATACAGTACCAGCACCGATAAAGGTCACCAAACAGGAAAAGCTAGACACTGATGAGATGGAGTTGATGACTGCGGGTCtagaggatgatgatgatggtgggtGTTATTTTGTGGATCAGAAAGGCAATTACTACTACCAAGCCAACGAGGATGCCGAACTTACAGAGGTAGATAATGGACAGGCTCCTTTCGAAGTGCTTGATGTAGCTCCATCCAAAGATGACGAAGACGTTAGCTACGTACTAATCATGAACGATGGTGAGAACAAATCCACACTCGTAATGAACAACGGCGACGAGGCGAATATTGTCGATGGAAAGGAGGACGAAATATATGATTTCGAAGATTCGGACTTCATCGTTCAGGAGCCAGTGGTAACGAAGAAAAGGCAAGgtcgcggaaaaaaagggcagtcGGGTGCTGCAACGACGCTTATGTGCAACTACTGCAATTATACCTGCAGtaaaatgtttttgttgtcaCGCCATCTTCAAACACACTCCGAAGACCGTCCGCACaagtgtgtggtgtgtgagCGCGGTTTTAAAACATTGGCTTCCCTGCAGAATCATGTCAACACGCACACGGGCACCAAACCCCATCGGTGCAAGCACTGCGACAACTGCTTCACGACATCTGGCGAGCTGATACGACACATCCGGTACAGGCACACGCACGAGAGACCCCACAAATGCACGGAGTGCGATTACGCAAGCGTAGAGCTGAGCAAACTGAAACGTCACATTCGGACGCACACCGGCGAAAAACCTTACCAGTGTCCTCACTGCACTTATGCTTCACCAGATAAGTTCAAGTTAACACGACATATGCGCATACACACCGGGGAAAAACCCTACTCCTGTGATGTATGCTTTGCCCGGTTCACTCAGTCTAATTCACTTAAGGCCCATAAAATGATTCATCAAGGTAAGCCCAATGAGCATATGTATGACTTATTTCGGATAATTAAAGAATTCAAATGCTTCACAGAAGATAATTGCCCTTTTTCCCCTGTTTATTTGCAGTTGGCAATAAGCCGGCTTTCCAGTGCCATCTATGCCCAACGACCTGCGGTCGTAAAACCGATCTGCGCATTCACGTGCAGAACCTCCATACAGCGGACAAGCCGATCAAATGCAAACGCTGTGACAGCACGTTCAGTGATCGATACTCGTACAAAATGCATGCCAAAACGCATGAGGGCGAAAAGTGCTACCGGTGCGAGTTCTGCCCGTACGCCTCGATCTCGGTGCGCCACCTGGAGTCGCATCTGCTGCTGCATACGGATCAAAAACCGTATAAGTGTGACTTGTGCACGCAGACCTTCCGCCAAAAGCAGCTGCTGAAGCGGCACATCAACTACTATCACAATCCTGACTACGTTCCGCCGACCCCGAAGCCCAAAACGCATCTCTGTCCGAGCTGCACGCGGTCATTCCGGCACAAGGGCAATCTGATGCGGCACATGGCACTGCACGATCCCGAGTCGTCGGTATGCGAAGAGCTGGCGGCACTGCGCGAAGGTCGCCAGAAGAAGGTGCAAATCATTGTCGATGATAGAGAATATAAGGGCGAGGAAGATGACTACGACGAGGAGGCAGAGGACGATGAAGAGGACGAGGAGGAagacgaagatgatgatgaagagaATGAGAACGTTGACGGTGAAGAGGGTGAGGAATCGCAGGATGGATCCCTTGGTGGGAGTGAAGTTGTCGTGCAGGATAACGACGGTCAGTACGTGGTGTTGGAGGTGATACAACTGCAAGATAAGGATGCAAAAACCGCCGACACGGTACAGTCGCAAGGAAAACGCACCTCGAAGCGAgtggcagcagcggcagctGCGGCGGCTCCCGCATCTTCTTCCGCTAAAAAAACGTCGCCCGTTTCTAAGTCGACCACCGAAAACGGAACATCTAAACGGTTGCAACGATCGCTGCGTAAAAAGCGGTCTCAAGCTCAGGACCAAAATATTTCGCTTGATCTCGAGGACATTAGTGTGGCCATGGTGGAGGACGAAGAggataatgaaaatgaaatcgtGATCGAACAGAGTACCGAATTTATCCTCCCACCGCACGGTAAGTGTTTTCAGTAGATATGTCGTGTTGAAGTTCAGTACTAATTTCAAGCATTTTATTATTGCGAAATGCTAGTCCCAGATTTGCAGGATACCGAATTGTTGATGTCTACGCTGCAAAGCGCAAAACGACAGCACTACGACGTAACCATCAGTCAGGCTGAGTTGGATAAGAACATGAGTAATTGCTTCGGGTTCGATGTAAGTTGTTAGAAATGTAAACACTTGGAATCATACAAAATTATAATCAACAACTCGCTTTACaggatgatgaagatgaagatttGGATCACAAAGCGACGATAACGTTGTTGCAGTAATAGTAACAAACATACGCGAGCGTATTTCACACATTTCTTTAGTTTTATCGCGAAAAGTGATTTGTATAATTAGTTCCAAGGCGTTCACGTTGTagctggtcatctggtcgttAGCGACAACGTTCTAGCCTTGCAAAATAGGCTAACGTTCTCGCAAGGATTTTGTGATTAATGCCTAGGAGCGGCCTGCGAGAAAATGGTTTTATGTTATTTGTAATTCTAGAATAGATATACGCTTTTCAGGTTGCGCATGTCGCAGGCGTTAGCTACTAGTATGAACCATCCGATGCTCTTAGAATGACTGAAATCGGAAAGTGCAGCAATTATATTTAATACGTTATATTGAGCAAAGGCAATATATTGTCAAACCAAATAGCATTacgaatgttttcttttttcatccaaCAAAGGAGATATCactgttgtttcattttgtgtgcATGTTGAACACAACAATGTACACAATTATAATATACACAAAAGAAATGTTTCTTCGATATACAAGGTAAGTTATTCCAATGTATGGCTTAAACTATATTTTAACAATGAATGATGAGTATGAATCAAGAAGCTATTTTTAGAATAGAATGAgctaaaaaatgcaaaattttgGGATATATTTTTGAACACAGAGAgaaattgtaaaatattaGAATTCTCTTGTGTTTTATTGCAGCTCCTCAAATCATTTGTGATCTGCAGTTGATCAGTGTTTGAAAATCATCTTGAGCTTTTGATTACTTTTAATGCTTGCACAAATGATCCTTTTCGTCATACAAACGTGGTTCAACCAATGTGATTGATCATTTTCAGCCACTTTCCTGTATCAATCGATGCTTTTTGTCAACTTAATAAGCTATGATACAATGGCACCGGCCGAAGCCTAATTTTTCCACTCCGTTTAGCTCGATGGTCATTTTTTTCGATAGTTCATCATACCG encodes:
- the LOC128723035 gene encoding transcriptional repressor CTCFL-like, with the protein product MSTKRNKTEQSPKQKGNQDTVPAPIKVTKQEKLDTDEMELMTAGLEDDDDGGCYFVDQKGNYYYQANEDAELTEVDNGQAPFEVLDVAPSKDDEDVSYVLIMNDGENKSTLVMNNGDEANIVDGKEDEIYDFEDSDFIVQEPVVTKKRQGRGKKGQSGAATTLMCNYCNYTCSKMFLLSRHLQTHSEDRPHKCVVCERGFKTLASLQNHVNTHTGTKPHRCKHCDNCFTTSGELIRHIRYRHTHERPHKCTECDYASVELSKLKRHIRTHTGEKPYQCPHCTYASPDKFKLTRHMRIHTGEKPYSCDVCFARFTQSNSLKAHKMIHQVGNKPAFQCHLCPTTCGRKTDLRIHVQNLHTADKPIKCKRCDSTFSDRYSYKMHAKTHEGEKCYRCEFCPYASISVRHLESHLLLHTDQKPYKCDLCTQTFRQKQLLKRHINYYHNPDYVPPTPKPKTHLCPSCTRSFRHKGNLMRHMALHDPESSVCEELAALREGRQKKVQIIVDDREYKGEEDDYDEEAEDDEEDEEEDEDDDEENENVDGEEGEESQDGSLGGSEVVVQDNDGQYVVLEVIQLQDKDAKTADTVQSQGKRTSKRVAAAAAAAAPASSSAKKTSPVSKSTTENGTSKRLQRSLRKKRSQAQDQNISLDLEDISVAMVEDEEDNENEIVIEQSTEFILPPHDLQDTELLMSTLQSAKRQHYDVTISQAELDKNMSNCFGFDDDEDEDLDHKATITLLQ